A single region of the Pectinophora gossypiella chromosome 2, ilPecGoss1.1, whole genome shotgun sequence genome encodes:
- the LOC126374665 gene encoding guanylate kinase isoform X1, translating into MVQKGPRPLVLCGPSGSGKSTLLKRLLKEFPDKFGFSVSHTTRAPRPGEANGVHYHFTNKKDMIEAVQKGEFIETATFSGNMYGTSKRAVDDVRRTGKICVLDIEIEGVKQVKKTDLDPLLVFVMPPSIEELERRLRARNTENDEALKKRLTTAQREIEFGQEPGNFHIIILNDNLDKAYAELREFISQNIKEKDEANTPTEDKQQ; encoded by the exons ATGGTGCAGAAAGGGCCTCGTCCGTTGGTTCTGTGTGGTCCGTCGGGATCGGGTAAGAGCACGCTGTTGAAGCGTCTTCTCAAAGAATTCCCAGATAAATTCGGATTCAGTGTATCTCATACCACAAGGGCTCCTCGCCCGGGGGAGGCCAACGGCGTACACTACCACTTCACTAACAAGAAAGATATGATTGAGGCTGTGCAAAAGGGCGAATTCATCGAAACTGCAACCTTCAGTGGGAATATGTATGGAACCAG CAAGCGTGCTGTGGATGATGTCCGGCGCACTGGCAAGATATGTGTCCTTGACATTGAGATTGAGGGTGTAAAGCAAGTGAAGAAGACGGATTTAGATCCTCTCCTGGTGTTTGTTATGCCACCGTCCATCGAAGAGCTGGAGAGACGTCTACGTGCACGCAACACAGAGAATGATGAAGCACTAAAGAAAAGGTTGACAACTGCACAACGAGAGATTGAATTTG gtCAGGAACCAGGCAACTTCCACATTATTATCCTCAATGACAACTTGGACAAGGCATATGCTGAGCTTCGGGAATTTATTTCCCAGAACATCAAGGAAAAAGATGAAG CAAATACTCCAACTGAGGACAAGCAACAGTAA
- the LOC126374684 gene encoding sperm mitochondrial-associated cysteine-rich protein-like has product MSAPFYSFDPCVCSGAPCGACYPYTTKPCVASRNCLTPCSVCPGGGCSPCPAPVRPCPCPPPPCPVLPCLPPCPPCDKPANPIACKQPLCDSVAIPCCRPNRCKPCPCYCCTEPGVCLPKRCSFPGTPVCGGCCGPCMPVW; this is encoded by the exons ATGAGTGCTCCTTTCTACAGTTTCGATCCTTGTGTGTGCAGTGGGGCTCCTTGCGGGGCGTGTTACCCCTACACGACGAAGCCGTGCGTGGCGTCCCGGAATTGCCTGACGCCGTGCTCCGTGTGTCCAGGCGGTGGCTGCTCGCCGTGCCCCGCGCCGGTCCGGCCGTGCCCCTGTCCGCCCCCGCCTTGCCCCGTCCTGCCCTGCTTGCCGCCTTGCCCTCCATGTGACAAG CCAGCAAACCCGATCGCTTGCAAGCAGCCACTGTGCGACTCAGTGGCGATACCATGTTGTCGGCCGAACAGATGCAAGCCATGCCCGTGTTACTGCTGCACGGAGCCAGGAGTCTGTCTGCCGAAACGCTGCAGCTTCCCCGGGACGCCCGTGTGCGGCGGCTGCTGCGGACCCTGCATGCCGGTGTGGTAG
- the LOC126374650 gene encoding uncharacterized protein LOC126374650: MFLCASVVFVLIGTVAAREPDIDINRIRLLREETATSLNSSHERRSISEAYQFRTNDYDDHSSGHFGPPPSLRLHIPKFQPKTTKAPIKVHQPREDPRVFYQSASYIKEVNGQDMNNEITYIYPGREVIRANEVSPRSMPIRQHNIKNDGHNLCIRCPHDRTLVARAGSNRVLLQNPRLFSCSGHKASRNVRYVHMYGPKFGSLVEQGSHMIVGRIMYKNKNIQLCKMQVHVVVQGCVTPKYLTEHCKDRNCNFTCRDPKLELYGQSSLACGPDMKWTGELPICRVRTWCKPPPPPEHGRLSCKGAMADSGAGLVEGAKCRVRCAAGWRWHPRSVAVCRRGAWTTALTCQKTNKSRL, translated from the exons atgttccTTTGTGCCTCtgtagtttttgttttgattg GAACAGTTGCAGCTCGCGAGCCGGACATAGATATCAATAG AATACGGTTATTACGGGAGGAAACGGCTACGAGTTTGAATAGTTCGCACGAGAGGCGTTCTATATCTGAAGCGTATCAATTCAGAACAAATGATTATGACGATCATAGCAGCGGGCACTTCGGGCCACCACCGTCACTACGGCTACATATACCGAAGTTCCAACCAAAAACTACGAAGGCACCAATCAAAGTGCATCAGCCACGCGAAGACCCGCGCGTCTTCTACCAGTCTGCTTCTTATATTAAAGAAGTTAATGGGCAGGACATGAATAACGAAATAACTTACATTTACCCTGGACGAGAAGTAATAAGAGCTAACGAAGTCAGTCCAAGATCTATGCCTATTCGACAGCATAATATAAAGAATGACG GTCACAATCTCTGCATTAGATGTCCTCACGATAGGACTTTAGTAGCTAGAGCTGGCTCCAATAGAGTTTTACTCCAGAATCCTCGCTTATTCAGCTGTTCTGGTCATAAAGCGTCGAGAAATGTGCGATATGTTCATATGTACGGACCGAAATTCGGCTCTCTTGTGGAACAGGGTTCTCATATGATTGTAGGTAGAATCATGTATAAAAACAAA aACATCCAGTTGTGTAAAATGCAAGTCCATGTAGTTGTACAGGGTTGCGTTACACCGAAGTATTTGACAGAGCACTGCAAAGACCGCAACTGTAACTTCACATGCCGTGATCCGAAGTTAGAGTTGTATGGACAATCGTCTCTGGCTTGTGGACCTGATATGAAGTGGACTGGAGAACTTCCTATTTGCCGAG TTCGTACCTGGTGCAAGCCGCCGCCGCCTCCAGAGCATGGCAGATTAAGCTGTAAAGGGGCGATGGCAGACTCCGGCGCAGGTCTGGTGGAGGGGGCGAAGTGCCGTGTGCGCTGCGCAGCCGGCTGGCGTTGGCACCCTCGCTCTGTAGCCGTGTGCCGCCGCGGCGCGTGGACCACTGCGCTGACTTGCCAGAAAACTAATAAATCTCGATTATAG
- the LOC126374596 gene encoding uncharacterized protein LOC126374596, which translates to MGSNTSKPSGDAAVLKQKNDLDIDANSDPRSPTPEITRTPLQGKTGSKHNITKNADLRKTFENSKGDEKLIRNNPILSAVIKNHLQSYDPRSPTQDFERTPIIIATKIDELTNDKQVQRLENGGSPCLRKDDNEDNYDSCAEAQESPDLMVPKNLCNGFYDLTLNESIKETDEPLGSSTASNEALEDNMTNQSAEKPIQLLETNFDYVEAEVDQFEDSNETDHGACDKESVEDSDLKCIPQFKILDEDPRSPSAGIERTPIVVAKVTEDAGADNVEEMSDDTLIKVLQNTNADLRQLVVKSTNEGVLIYEDEANDLLNTPKKPKNGSCSGSRTPLSCMKNKTDTGHTRSKSANMLEDSKDQQLAKARRVSHIPRLKSLTKQTKLMPTGSTVSLKSLSKKAAISGDCENTPPHSQRDKWDKDNSIVL; encoded by the exons ATGGGAAGTAATACGAGTAAACCCAGCGGCGACGCAGCTGTTCTTAAGCAAAAAAACGACTTGGATATTGATGCTAATTCTGATCCCAGATCTCCGACTCCTGAGATAACACGGACTCCGTTACAG gGAAAGACCGGGTCTAAACACAATATAACTAAAAATGCTGACTTGAGGAAAACCTTCGAGAATTCCAAAGGTGATGAAAAACTTATCCGTAACAACCCAATTCTATCAGCTGTAATAAAAAATCATTTACAGTCGTATGATCCTCGCTCACCAACACAGGACTTTGAACGAACACCTATCATTATTGCAACTAAAATTGATGAGCTCACAAATGACAAACAGGTACAGAGACTTGAAAATGGCGGGAGTCCCTGCCTCAGAAAAGATGATAATGAGGATAACTATGATAGTTGTGCTGAAGCTCAAGAAAGTCCAGATTTGATGGTGCCTAAAAATTTGTGCAATGGTTTCTATGACTTGACTCTTAATGAGAGTATTAAAGAAACTGATGAGCCATTAGGATCGTCTACTGCTTCAAATGAAGCTTTAGAGGATAATATGACAAATCAAAGTGCTGAGAAACCAATACAGTTGCTTGAAACTAACTTTGATTATGTTGAAGCAGAGGTTGACCAATTTGAAGATAGTAATGAAACGGATCACGGCGCTTGTGATAAGGAGTCAGTTGAAGATAGTGATCTAAAATGCATTCCTCAGTTCAAAATCCTGGATGAGGATCCTAGATCACCTTCTGCAGGTATTGAGAGGACACCTATAGTTGTTGCTAAAGTCACGGAGGATGCAGGTGCAGATAATGTAGAGGAAATGTCAGATGACACATTGATTAAAGTTTTACAGAACACCAATGCAGATCTCCGCCAATTAGTTGTTAAATCTACAAACGAGGGAGTGCTTATCTATGAAGATGAAGCTAATGATTTATTGAATACCCCTAAAAAGCCTAAAAATGGCTCTTGTAGTGGTTCTAGGACACCATTATCTTGcatgaaaaataaaactgaTACTGGACACACTCGATCTAAGTCAGCTAACATGTTAGAAGATTCCAAGGACCAGCAACTAGCTAAGGCTAGACGGGTATCTCATATTCCCCGGCTGAAATCTTTGACTAAACAAACAAAACTAATGCCTACGGGAAGCACAGTCTCATTGAAAAGTCTGTCAAAGAAGGCTGCCATTAGTGGAGATTGTGAGAACACACCACCACACTCACAGCGTGATAAGTGGGATAAAGACAATAGCATTGTTCTGTGA
- the LOC126374661 gene encoding DBF4-type zinc finger-containing protein 2 homolog, translated as MCACTFCPTCPAIIPCGTGPCWHTCPPPPPCCQPCCPPPVPCTPCPPCRCCPVFRQCPAPCIPDLVPPIVPELPCCKPRRAPPCEPLPPPPPCPVCCPPALPCCHPPEPCDPPPVCPCPEPSPCYQPVLPCCNPQCPPPIIPKQRPICPRAPPAPYPCLPVCRSSCPFCDGMDPVTRRRPLIVHDSVFANRPSGLPAESVVRRNPNVRYTCTNYVRQGPQSGCCYHVPVPLR; from the exons ATGTGTGCTTGTACATTTTGTCCCACTTGTCCGGCAATAATCCCATGCGGGACGGGTCCGTGCTGGCACAcgtgcccgccgccgccgccatgcTGCCAGCCGTGCTGCCCGCCGCCGGTGCCGTGCACGCCATGCCCGCCGTGCCGCTGCTGCCCCGTGTTCCGACAGTGCCCGGCGCCTTGCATACCGGACCTGGTACCGCCAATAGTCCCGGAGCTGCCGTGCTGCAAACCACGCCGCGCGCCCCCTTGTGAGcccctgccgccgccgccgccgtgtcCCGTGTGCTGCCCGCCGGCGCTGCCGTGCTGCCACCCTCCGGAGCCCTGCGATCCTCCGCCA GTGTGCCCGTGCCCGGAACCTTCGCCGTGCTACCAACCGGTGTTGCCTTGCTGCAACCCGCAGTGCCCGCCCCCGATTATCCCGAAGCAGCGTCCGATATGCCCGCGCGCCCCGCCTGCGCCGTACCCCTGCCTGCCCGTGTGCCGCAGCTCGTGCCCATTCTGCGACGGCATGGACCCGGTGACGAGACGCAGGCCGCTCATAGTACATGACAGCGTGTTTGCCAACAGACCGTCAGGATTACCCGCCGAAAGCGTCGTGCGAAGAAATCCAAACGTTCGGTACACCTGCACTAACTACGTCCGACAG GGCCCTCAATCTGGATGCTGCTACCACGTACCTGTGCCTCTACGGTAG
- the LOC126374665 gene encoding guanylate kinase isoform X2, whose protein sequence is MVQKGPRPLVLCGPSGSGKSTLLKRLLKEFPDKFGFSVSHTTRAPRPGEANGVHYHFTNKKDMIEAVQKGEFIETATFSGNMYGTSKRAVDDVRRTGKICVLDIEIEGVKQVKKTDLDPLLVFVMPPSIEELERRLRARNTENDEALKKRLTTAQREIEFGQEPGNFHIIILNDNLDKAYAELREFISQNIKEKDEVLRGL, encoded by the exons ATGGTGCAGAAAGGGCCTCGTCCGTTGGTTCTGTGTGGTCCGTCGGGATCGGGTAAGAGCACGCTGTTGAAGCGTCTTCTCAAAGAATTCCCAGATAAATTCGGATTCAGTGTATCTCATACCACAAGGGCTCCTCGCCCGGGGGAGGCCAACGGCGTACACTACCACTTCACTAACAAGAAAGATATGATTGAGGCTGTGCAAAAGGGCGAATTCATCGAAACTGCAACCTTCAGTGGGAATATGTATGGAACCAG CAAGCGTGCTGTGGATGATGTCCGGCGCACTGGCAAGATATGTGTCCTTGACATTGAGATTGAGGGTGTAAAGCAAGTGAAGAAGACGGATTTAGATCCTCTCCTGGTGTTTGTTATGCCACCGTCCATCGAAGAGCTGGAGAGACGTCTACGTGCACGCAACACAGAGAATGATGAAGCACTAAAGAAAAGGTTGACAACTGCACAACGAGAGATTGAATTTG gtCAGGAACCAGGCAACTTCCACATTATTATCCTCAATGACAACTTGGACAAGGCATATGCTGAGCTTCGGGAATTTATTTCCCAGAACATCAAGGAAAAAGATGAAG ttcttCGGGGACTGTAA
- the LOC126374694 gene encoding sperm mitochondrial-associated cysteine-rich protein-like has product MSVFPRGYECCRPMPRYGVVRGEWSIYHKRPPCGQPRPQPFQRECTPCCFGPSNAPCERPCCYDYPCKAHCFNHGACTRPSGRYARTVWYPGECCPCVPPCQAFTCPNPPYHPCCYHTCNKHV; this is encoded by the exons ATGTCGGTGTTCCCGCGAGGTTACGAGTGCTGCCGCCCTATGCCAAGATATGGGGTCGTACGGGGCGAATGGAGCATCTACCACAAGAGACCCCCTTGTGGCCAGCCACGACCACAACCCTTCCAAAGAGAATGCACTCCCTGTTGCTTCGGACCTTCCAACGCACCATGCGAAAG GCCATGCTGCTACGACTACCCTTGCAAGGCGCATTGCTTCAACCACGGGGCCTGCACACGGCCCAGCGGTCGATATGCTCGCACTGTTTGGTATCCTGGTGAATGTTGTCCTTGCGTGCCTCCTTGCCAAGCATTCACCTGCCCGAACCCACCCTACCATCCCTGCTGTTACCACACGTGCAACAAACACGTCTAA